The proteins below come from a single Chryseobacterium sp. MA9 genomic window:
- a CDS encoding TetR/AcrR family transcriptional regulator, whose amino-acid sequence MERKSVAGSIRNKERSKKNFLDAVGKILRTRGHAALKVNDIAATAGVDKKMIYTYFGGIDGLIDEYIRSQGYWSKVTINEIEKIKPKLDDGGKSFMEEMLLSQFDYVYNSKEAQKLLLWRISEPRKSLRKLTDIQEENGEYIFKLLMDPHFKKNVEEVRSIMAILVSGLYYLNMYSAMNGSIFCGIDVDTSKGREKIKKAISFLLNQTYENL is encoded by the coding sequence ATGGAAAGAAAGTCAGTTGCAGGAAGTATCCGGAACAAGGAACGCAGTAAAAAAAATTTTTTGGACGCAGTGGGAAAAATACTGAGAACAAGAGGACATGCTGCTTTGAAAGTGAATGATATTGCTGCTACAGCCGGTGTAGACAAAAAGATGATTTATACTTATTTTGGCGGGATAGACGGGCTTATAGATGAATATATCCGGTCTCAGGGCTACTGGAGCAAAGTAACCATTAATGAAATAGAAAAGATAAAACCGAAATTGGATGACGGAGGAAAGTCTTTCATGGAAGAAATGCTTTTGTCACAATTTGATTATGTTTACAATAGCAAAGAAGCGCAGAAATTACTACTGTGGCGTATCTCGGAGCCTAGAAAATCACTAAGAAAACTTACCGATATTCAGGAAGAAAATGGTGAATATATTTTTAAACTGCTGATGGATCCTCATTTCAAAAAAAATGTTGAAGAAGTTCGCTCGATAATGGCTATCCTAGTTTCCGGACTTTATTATCTGAATATGTACTCTGCCATGAATGGCAGTATCTTCTGCGGAATAGACGTGGACACTTCTAAAGGGCGGGAAAAAATCAAAAAAGCAATCTCCTTTTTATTAAATCAAACTTATGAGAATCTGTAA